One Roseomonas sp. OT10 DNA window includes the following coding sequences:
- a CDS encoding 6-phospho-3-hexuloisomerase, producing the protein MSDVGPWLDELHGVFARLPAGTLDAAVEAVEAAPRLLLWGAGRAGLALQALAMRLHQSGRDAHWLGDVTVPPLRPGDLLLVNASRGDLPRAVALLRQAGPLGVQRAVLTAAAAGPALDAADLVLRLPAQAWEGDGAPVPSTLPMGGQYELALWLFGDLLIRRLAARAGQEMSGLAARHANLG; encoded by the coding sequence GTGAGCGATGTCGGCCCCTGGCTGGATGAGCTGCACGGCGTCTTCGCCCGCCTGCCGGCCGGGACGCTGGACGCCGCGGTGGAGGCCGTCGAGGCGGCGCCGCGCCTCCTCCTCTGGGGCGCCGGGCGGGCCGGGCTGGCGTTGCAGGCGCTGGCGATGCGGCTGCACCAGTCGGGCCGCGACGCGCACTGGCTGGGGGATGTGACCGTCCCGCCGCTGCGGCCGGGCGATCTGCTGCTGGTCAACGCCTCGCGCGGCGACCTGCCGCGGGCGGTGGCGCTGCTGCGCCAGGCCGGGCCGCTGGGCGTGCAGCGGGCCGTGCTGACCGCCGCGGCCGCCGGGCCGGCCCTGGATGCGGCCGACCTCGTTCTGCGCCTGCCGGCCCAGGCCTGGGAAGGCGACGGGGCGCCGGTGCCCTCCACGCTGCCGATGGGCGGGCAGTACGAGCTGGCGCTCTGGTTGTTCGGCGACCTGCTGATCCGGCGGCTAGCGGCGCGGGCCGGTCAGGAAATGTCCGGCCTGGCGGCGCGGCACGCGAATCTGGGCTGA
- a CDS encoding ABC transporter ATP-binding protein has product MSIRLEGVSRRFHTRSGETLALDSLDLDVPQGEFLAVVGPSGCGKSTLLRLVAGLLPASTGRVEVQGRPVTKPVTEVGIVFQQPVLLEWRTVLGNVLFQAGIRGLDEAAHRDRAMALLRQVGLADFADRHPHELSGGMRQRASIARALLHDPPLILMDEPFGALDALTREQMRLDLEALWMAGRKTVLFITHSVDEAVLLADRVAVMSPRPGRIDRLLTIDLPRPRGLAARRDPRFLAAVEEVTELFLARGVLHGAAAA; this is encoded by the coding sequence GTGAGTATCCGCCTGGAGGGCGTCTCGCGACGCTTCCACACGAGGTCCGGCGAGACGCTGGCCCTCGACTCCCTCGACCTCGATGTGCCGCAGGGGGAGTTCCTGGCCGTGGTCGGCCCCTCGGGCTGCGGCAAGTCCACCCTGCTGCGGCTGGTGGCGGGGCTGCTGCCCGCCTCCACCGGCCGGGTGGAGGTGCAGGGCCGGCCGGTGACGAAGCCGGTGACGGAGGTCGGCATCGTCTTCCAGCAGCCCGTGCTGCTGGAATGGCGCACCGTGCTCGGCAACGTGCTGTTCCAGGCAGGCATCCGCGGCCTGGACGAGGCGGCCCATCGCGACCGCGCCATGGCCCTGCTGCGCCAGGTGGGGCTGGCGGACTTCGCCGACCGCCACCCGCACGAGCTCTCGGGCGGCATGCGCCAGCGCGCCTCGATCGCCCGCGCCCTGCTGCACGACCCGCCGCTGATCCTGATGGACGAGCCCTTCGGCGCGCTGGACGCGCTGACGCGCGAGCAGATGCGGCTGGACCTGGAGGCGCTGTGGATGGCGGGGCGCAAGACCGTGCTGTTCATCACCCACAGCGTGGACGAGGCGGTGCTGCTGGCCGACCGGGTCGCGGTGATGTCGCCGCGCCCGGGCCGCATCGACCGGCTGCTGACCATCGACCTGCCCCGCCCGCGCGGCCTCGCCGCCCGCCGCGACCCGCGCTTCCTCGCCGCCGTGGAGGAGGTGACGGAGCTGTTCCTGGCGCGCGGGGTGCTGCACGGGGCGGCGGCCGCGTGA